One window of Cryobacterium arcticum genomic DNA carries:
- a CDS encoding helix-turn-helix transcriptional regulator, translating to MVTVDRPARPTTPSADLPAGPAGTADAEAGIDALTLGRRVRDRRHRLGLTLDTLAAAVDRAPSQISMIENGKREPRLSMLRLIAAALDTTVDELLRADAPSPRAALEIAVERAQRGPVFTALGLPRFRVGPGQPDDTLQTILTLHNEIERLHRERAATPEEARRANAQLRAEMRARDNYFPELEAQALELLTAVGHSGGPVSHQVVADMAAHLGFSLHYVGDLPHSTRSVTDKRNGRIYLPTEQAASRDSRSPILQAFASHLCGHSEPGNYADFLRQRVETNYLTAAILLPETDTLRMLSDAKAARRISLEDLRDAFSVSYETAAHRFTNLATARLGIPVHFMKVHESGTIIKAYENDDVQFPSDALGAVEGSTVCRSWTARTVFDVPDRFSPWYQYTDTPAGTFWCTSRIEKAKEGDYSVSVGVPFTHVNWFRGRETANRAVSRCPDESCCRRAPDELSGRWEGQSWPVARTPTSLLAALPTGTFPGVDPTEVYQFLEAHAPD from the coding sequence ATGGTCACCGTCGATCGCCCCGCCCGCCCAACCACCCCCTCAGCCGACCTGCCCGCGGGGCCGGCCGGCACCGCAGACGCCGAGGCGGGGATCGACGCGCTCACCCTGGGCCGCCGGGTTCGCGACCGCCGGCACAGGCTCGGCCTCACCCTGGACACCCTGGCCGCGGCCGTCGACCGGGCGCCGTCGCAGATCTCCATGATCGAGAACGGCAAGCGCGAACCCCGGCTGTCGATGCTGCGGCTGATCGCCGCCGCGCTCGACACCACGGTTGACGAGCTGTTGCGCGCCGACGCGCCCAGCCCGCGGGCGGCCCTGGAGATCGCCGTGGAGCGTGCCCAGCGCGGGCCGGTGTTCACGGCGTTGGGCCTGCCCCGGTTCCGGGTCGGCCCCGGCCAGCCCGACGACACCCTGCAGACCATCCTCACCCTGCACAACGAGATCGAGCGGCTGCACCGCGAGCGCGCCGCGACGCCCGAGGAAGCCAGGCGGGCCAACGCCCAGCTCCGCGCCGAGATGCGGGCGCGCGACAACTACTTCCCCGAACTCGAGGCCCAGGCGCTCGAGCTGCTCACCGCGGTGGGGCATTCCGGCGGCCCGGTGTCGCACCAGGTGGTGGCCGACATGGCCGCCCACCTCGGCTTCAGCCTGCACTACGTGGGCGACCTGCCGCACTCCACCCGGTCGGTCACCGATAAGCGCAACGGCCGAATTTATCTGCCCACCGAGCAGGCCGCCTCCCGCGACAGCCGCTCGCCGATCCTGCAAGCCTTCGCCAGCCACCTCTGCGGCCACTCCGAGCCCGGAAATTACGCCGATTTTCTGCGACAGCGGGTGGAGACCAATTACCTCACCGCAGCCATCCTGCTGCCCGAGACCGACACCCTGCGGATGCTCAGCGACGCCAAGGCCGCCCGCCGCATCTCACTCGAGGACCTGCGGGATGCCTTCTCGGTCTCCTATGAGACGGCGGCGCACCGCTTCACCAACCTGGCCACCGCACGCCTGGGCATCCCGGTGCATTTCATGAAGGTGCACGAGTCCGGCACCATCATCAAGGCCTACGAGAACGACGACGTGCAATTCCCCAGCGATGCCCTGGGCGCGGTCGAGGGCAGCACGGTCTGCCGCAGCTGGACCGCGCGCACGGTCTTCGATGTGCCCGACCGGTTCAGCCCCTGGTACCAGTACACGGATACGCCGGCCGGCACCTTCTGGTGCACCTCCCGCATCGAGAAGGCCAAGGAGGGCGACTACTCCGTGAGCGTGGGGGTGCCGTTCACCCACGTCAACTGGTTCCGCGGCCGGGAGACTGCGAACCGGGCCGTGTCCCGCTGTCCGGACGAGTCCTGCTGCCGGCGGGCGCCCGACGAGTTGTCCGGCCGCTGGGAAGGCCAGTCCTGGCCCGTGGCCCGCACCCCCACGAGCCTGCTCGCGGCACTGCCCACGGGCACCTTCCCCGGCGTGGACCCTACCGAGGTCTACCAGTTCCTCGAGGCGCACGCCCC